One Bacillus sp. 1780r2a1 DNA segment encodes these proteins:
- the miaA gene encoding tRNA (adenosine(37)-N6)-dimethylallyltransferase MiaA, with protein MTGEKQKLIVIIGPTAVGKTKLSIEMAKQFNGEVISGDSMQVYKKMDIGTAKVTSDETEGIPHHLIDIKEPTESFSVAEFQEIVREKITDIHARGKMPIIVGGTGLYIQSVIYDYQFTESAGDEQFRQRMEHFVAAHGIDPLYEKLCEIDPVGAESIHPNNHRRVIRALEVYEVTGKPFSVYNQEQNQELLYDVTLIGLTMDRDQLYDRINQRVDMMVQEGLVEEVKSLYDAGVRDVQSIQAIGYKELYTYFDGNCTLEEAIEQLKLNSRRYAKRQLTWFRNKMPVTWFEMEVDNFHEKFNKIFTYVAGKLKEEAN; from the coding sequence ATGACGGGAGAGAAACAAAAATTAATAGTAATTATTGGTCCGACAGCCGTTGGTAAAACCAAGCTGAGTATTGAAATGGCCAAGCAGTTCAATGGAGAAGTTATTTCGGGAGATTCCATGCAAGTCTATAAAAAGATGGACATCGGAACAGCGAAGGTTACAAGTGATGAAACGGAAGGAATTCCGCATCATTTAATTGATATTAAAGAGCCGACTGAGTCTTTTTCTGTAGCTGAATTTCAAGAGATTGTAAGAGAAAAGATTACAGATATTCACGCTCGTGGTAAAATGCCGATTATTGTAGGTGGTACAGGATTATATATTCAATCTGTCATTTATGACTATCAGTTTACTGAATCAGCAGGGGATGAACAATTCAGACAGCGCATGGAACACTTTGTTGCAGCGCATGGAATTGATCCTCTTTACGAAAAGCTTTGTGAAATAGACCCAGTTGGTGCAGAGTCCATTCATCCCAACAACCATAGACGCGTTATTCGTGCTCTTGAAGTGTATGAAGTGACTGGGAAGCCTTTCAGTGTTTATAATCAAGAGCAGAATCAAGAGCTTCTCTATGATGTGACACTCATTGGCTTGACAATGGATCGTGATCAACTATACGATCGAATTAACCAACGTGTTGATATGATGGTGCAAGAAGGCTTGGTAGAAGAAGTCAAATCACTGTACGATGCAGGGGTTCGTGATGTACAATCAATTCAAGCGATTGGCTACAAAGAACTGTATACATATTTCGACGGGAACTGCACGCTTGAAGAAGCGATTGAACAGTTAAAGTTGAATTCTAGAAGGTACGCCAAACGTCAATTAACGTGGTTTCGTAATAAGATGCCTGTAACATGGTTTGAAATGGAAGTTGACAATTTTCATGAAAAATTCAACAAAATTTTCACTTATGTAGCAGGAAAGCTGAAAGAAGAAGCGAATTAA
- the mutL gene encoding DNA mismatch repair endonuclease MutL: MGKIRQLSDELSNKIAAGEVVERPASVVKELVENAIDANSTVIEIELEEAGLSKIRILDNGDGIAQEDCLTAFRRHATSKIKTENDLFRIRTLGFRGEALPSIASVSMLEIKTSTGDEAGTHLKLRGGEITHHEPSSSRKGTEIIVENLFFNTPARLKYMKTINTELGNVTDVVNRLALANPHVSIRLIHQGRQLLYTNGSGDARQVLAAIYGMAVAKKMIPLKVESLDYEITGYIALPEVTRASRNYMSTTINGRFIKNYGLLKAIQQGYHTLLPIGRFPVVFLAINMDPLLVDVNVHPAKLEVRLSKEAELYELVEDAIKAAFKKKQLIPEVIAPARTKQAVLPTEQQTFTFDHGVPKESSSLSQEPVERSKDLPFFSANVAEAQEKSSFTVTENVENELDYDELEVQDTEPVFSYEEEHDVHKQQSNSEIVEEVQTERVPPMYPIGQMHGTYILAQNENGLFIIDQHAAQERIKYEYFKKKLGQVDAEVQELLMPLTFEFSGNEALILEENRRALEEVGVFLEPFGQNAYIVRAHPQWFPKGEEKETIEEMIQQVFVMKRIDIESLREEAAIMMSCKGSIKANHHLRNDEILALLETLRKTTDPFTCPHGRPIIIHYSTYEMEKMFKRVM, encoded by the coding sequence GTGGGTAAAATTAGACAGCTTTCAGACGAACTTTCAAATAAAATTGCAGCAGGAGAGGTTGTAGAGCGACCTGCTTCTGTTGTGAAAGAGCTCGTTGAAAATGCGATTGATGCCAATAGCACAGTAATTGAAATAGAACTAGAAGAAGCAGGATTATCAAAAATTCGTATTTTAGATAACGGAGACGGAATTGCACAAGAAGATTGCTTAACGGCTTTCCGACGCCATGCAACGAGCAAGATTAAGACTGAGAATGACTTGTTCCGAATTCGAACATTAGGCTTTCGTGGTGAAGCACTGCCAAGTATTGCGTCTGTATCTATGCTCGAAATTAAGACAAGCACCGGGGATGAAGCCGGCACGCACTTAAAGCTTCGCGGAGGAGAGATAACGCATCACGAGCCGTCTTCAAGTCGAAAAGGTACAGAAATCATTGTAGAAAATCTATTTTTTAACACGCCAGCACGCCTTAAATATATGAAAACAATTAATACAGAATTAGGGAACGTAACAGACGTTGTAAATCGCCTTGCCCTGGCGAATCCTCATGTTTCCATTCGTTTAATTCACCAAGGACGTCAGCTTCTCTATACAAACGGAAGTGGAGATGCGCGTCAAGTGTTAGCTGCTATCTACGGGATGGCAGTAGCGAAGAAGATGATTCCGTTAAAGGTAGAATCGCTAGATTATGAGATTACCGGCTATATTGCTTTGCCAGAAGTAACGCGTGCATCTCGCAACTATATGTCTACCACAATTAACGGAAGATTTATTAAAAACTATGGTTTACTAAAAGCCATCCAGCAAGGTTATCATACGCTATTGCCAATTGGACGTTTTCCAGTTGTATTTTTAGCTATCAATATGGATCCGCTGTTAGTAGATGTGAACGTACACCCGGCAAAGCTTGAGGTAAGATTAAGTAAAGAAGCAGAGCTGTATGAGCTTGTAGAAGATGCCATAAAAGCAGCGTTTAAAAAGAAGCAGCTTATTCCAGAAGTTATAGCCCCTGCTCGCACAAAACAAGCCGTGCTTCCAACCGAACAGCAAACCTTTACGTTTGATCACGGGGTACCTAAAGAGTCATCCTCCCTATCGCAGGAACCTGTTGAACGAAGCAAAGATTTACCTTTCTTTAGCGCGAACGTTGCTGAAGCACAAGAAAAGTCAAGCTTTACGGTAACAGAAAATGTTGAAAATGAGCTTGACTACGATGAACTTGAAGTGCAGGATACAGAACCGGTATTTTCTTATGAGGAAGAACATGATGTACACAAGCAGCAATCTAATAGTGAGATAGTTGAAGAGGTTCAAACCGAGCGAGTTCCGCCCATGTATCCAATTGGCCAGATGCACGGTACGTATATATTAGCTCAAAATGAAAACGGCTTGTTTATCATTGACCAACATGCGGCGCAAGAGAGAATTAAATATGAATACTTTAAGAAAAAACTTGGTCAAGTAGATGCAGAAGTGCAGGAACTTTTAATGCCACTTACGTTTGAGTTCTCAGGCAATGAAGCTCTCATTTTAGAAGAAAATCGTAGAGCTCTTGAAGAGGTCGGCGTATTTTTAGAGCCGTTTGGTCAAAATGCTTATATTGTTCGAGCACACCCTCAGTGGTTCCCAAAAGGTGAAGAAAAAGAAACAATTGAAGAGATGATTCAGCAAGTGTTTGTGATGAAGCGTATAGACATAGAAAGCTTACGCGAAGAAGCTGCTATTATGATGAGCTGTAAAGGTTCAATCAAAGCGAACCATCATCTTCGAAATGATGAAATTTTAGCCTTGCTTGAGACGCTAAGAAAAACGACGGATCCGTTTACTTGTCCGCACGGGCGACCAATTATTATTCATTATTCAACATATGAAATGGAAAAGATGTTTAAGCGCGTGATGTAA
- the mutS gene encoding DNA mismatch repair protein MutS — protein sequence MATYTPMIQQYLKIKADYQDAFLFFRLGDFYEMFFEDATTASQELEITLTSRDGGGDDRIPMCGVPYHSAPTYIERLIEKGYKVAICEQVEDPKKAKGVVKREVIQVISPGTLMNEKGLQEKENNYICSVTHFPDDTFGLALSDLSTGENSVTLISSFHDVVSEIYAKEAKEIVVSSNFSAELLQTLKERMTMTISFEESTKVEESFLHLTESLQQQKLVDTFARILQYLVRTQKRSLEHLQPVQLYQINEYMKIDLFSKRNLELTETIRSKGKKGSLLWLLDQTVTAMGGRLLKNWIDRPLLSKEKIDERLNMVDVLMKQFFEREELRDLLKEVYDLERLAGRVAFGNVNARDLVQLRKSLQKVPEIQEVVYRLNNSYASKLVEDIDPCERLTALLERGLKEHPPLSIKEGDIIADGYHDQLDQYRDASRNGKTWIASLEQKEREKTGIRSLKIGYNRVFGYYIEVTRANLHLLPEGMYERKQTLTNAERFITPELKEKEALILEAEEKIVELEYELFGQIREEVKVYIPRLQALAKKVSELDVLQCFAKVSEERHYTKPAFSINGDIHIKNGRHPVVEKVMNAQEYVPNDCQMKDDSSILLITGPNMSGKSTYMRQVALTAILGQIGCFVPAEEAELPIFDQVFTRIGAADDLISGQSTFMVEMLETKNAVTNATQSSLILLDEIGRGTSTYDGMALAQAIIEYVHEHIGCKTLFSTHYHELTVLDQQLSALRNVHVSAIEKNNKVVFLHKIKEGPADKSYGIHVAELAELPEPLLQRARVILADFENASEEPKVNPTADTVAEPQPIEQPKAELKSDTEQSQLSFFGEEKDQQVKEASLSKREKQILAELKQLDILEMTPLDAMNAMYKLQKLLKKK from the coding sequence ATGGCAACATATACGCCAATGATACAGCAATATTTAAAAATCAAGGCAGACTATCAAGATGCCTTTTTATTTTTTAGATTAGGTGATTTTTACGAAATGTTTTTCGAAGATGCAACGACAGCATCTCAAGAGTTAGAAATTACGTTAACAAGCCGAGACGGAGGGGGCGATGATCGCATCCCAATGTGCGGTGTACCATACCACTCAGCGCCTACATATATTGAAAGACTAATTGAAAAAGGCTATAAAGTGGCAATTTGTGAGCAAGTGGAAGATCCTAAGAAAGCCAAAGGAGTCGTCAAGCGTGAAGTTATTCAAGTGATTTCACCAGGAACTCTGATGAATGAAAAAGGGCTGCAAGAAAAAGAGAATAATTACATTTGCTCGGTCACGCATTTCCCAGATGACACGTTTGGATTAGCATTATCAGATTTATCAACAGGAGAAAATAGCGTGACTCTCATTTCTTCATTCCATGACGTTGTTTCTGAAATCTATGCAAAAGAAGCAAAGGAAATTGTTGTTTCAAGCAATTTTTCTGCTGAATTGCTGCAAACGCTAAAAGAAAGAATGACGATGACCATTTCGTTTGAAGAAAGTACAAAGGTTGAAGAATCGTTTTTACATTTAACTGAATCACTTCAACAGCAAAAATTAGTGGACACGTTTGCTCGCATTCTGCAGTATCTAGTACGTACCCAAAAGCGCTCTCTTGAGCATTTACAGCCTGTACAGCTTTATCAAATCAATGAATATATGAAAATTGATTTGTTCTCTAAGCGAAACTTAGAGTTGACGGAAACAATTCGTTCAAAAGGAAAAAAGGGTTCTCTTTTATGGCTCCTTGATCAAACAGTGACGGCAATGGGCGGACGCCTCTTAAAAAACTGGATTGATCGCCCTCTTTTAAGCAAAGAGAAAATTGATGAACGCTTAAATATGGTTGATGTTCTTATGAAGCAATTTTTTGAACGTGAAGAACTGCGAGATTTATTAAAAGAAGTGTACGACCTAGAGCGTTTAGCTGGGCGCGTTGCATTTGGCAATGTTAATGCGCGTGACTTAGTACAGCTGCGCAAATCACTGCAAAAGGTTCCTGAAATTCAAGAAGTGGTTTATCGATTAAACAATTCGTATGCTTCTAAACTTGTGGAAGATATTGATCCATGTGAAAGATTAACTGCGCTGTTGGAGAGAGGGTTAAAAGAACATCCTCCTTTATCTATTAAAGAAGGAGATATTATCGCAGACGGTTATCACGATCAACTTGATCAATACCGAGATGCTAGTCGAAACGGGAAGACGTGGATTGCGTCTTTAGAGCAAAAAGAGCGTGAAAAGACGGGGATTCGTTCGTTGAAAATTGGCTATAACCGCGTATTTGGCTACTATATTGAAGTAACGCGTGCCAATTTGCATCTATTACCTGAAGGCATGTATGAGCGTAAGCAAACTTTAACGAACGCTGAACGCTTTATTACACCTGAGCTTAAAGAAAAAGAAGCGCTTATTTTAGAAGCGGAAGAAAAAATCGTTGAGCTTGAGTACGAGCTGTTTGGACAAATTCGTGAAGAGGTCAAAGTGTATATTCCTCGCCTTCAAGCGCTAGCTAAAAAAGTAAGTGAGCTTGATGTGCTGCAGTGCTTTGCAAAGGTGAGCGAAGAGCGTCATTATACAAAGCCTGCGTTTTCTATTAATGGAGATATTCATATTAAAAATGGACGCCATCCAGTTGTTGAAAAAGTAATGAACGCACAAGAGTATGTACCAAATGACTGTCAAATGAAAGATGACAGTTCAATCTTACTCATTACAGGACCAAATATGTCGGGTAAGAGTACGTATATGCGCCAAGTAGCATTAACCGCTATTTTAGGACAAATCGGCTGTTTTGTTCCTGCGGAAGAAGCAGAGTTGCCAATCTTTGATCAAGTGTTTACGCGAATCGGAGCGGCTGATGATTTAATTTCAGGGCAAAGTACGTTCATGGTTGAAATGCTTGAAACGAAAAATGCAGTGACTAATGCGACGCAATCAAGCTTAATTTTACTAGATGAAATTGGACGAGGTACGTCAACATATGATGGAATGGCGTTAGCTCAAGCAATTATCGAATATGTGCACGAGCATATCGGATGTAAAACATTATTTTCTACGCACTATCATGAGCTAACAGTGCTAGACCAACAGCTTTCAGCACTACGTAATGTGCATGTTAGCGCTATTGAAAAGAACAATAAAGTAGTCTTCTTACACAAAATTAAAGAAGGACCAGCAGATAAGAGTTATGGTATTCATGTTGCTGAGCTAGCGGAACTTCCGGAGCCTTTATTACAGCGTGCGCGTGTCATTTTAGCAGATTTTGAGAACGCGAGCGAAGAGCCAAAAGTGAATCCGACTGCTGATACAGTAGCTGAACCTCAGCCAATTGAGCAGCCAAAAGCTGAACTTAAATCAGATACCGAACAAAGTCAGCTTTCATTTTTCGGAGAAGAAAAAGACCAGCAGGTAAAAGAAGCTAGTTTATCCAAGCGTGAAAAGCAAATTCTAGCAGAGTTAAAGCAGCTTGATATTCTGGAAATGACGCCGCTTGATGCAATGAACGCCATGTATAAGCTACAAAAATTACTGAAGAAGAAATAG
- a CDS encoding outer spore coat protein CotE, giving the protein MSQHYREIITKAVVGKGRKFTQSSHTLTPPNRPTSILGCWVINHQYDAKKRGNTVEVDGKYDINVWYSYKDNTKTEVFTETVHYRDVIKLRQKDDDAFGDDCEIIVRVLQQPNCLECTISPNGNKTIVQVERELLAEVIGETKVCVAVNPKGCDDGDELDLDVDDDEFEDLNPDFILGDDE; this is encoded by the coding sequence ATGTCACAACACTATAGAGAAATTATTACAAAAGCAGTCGTAGGTAAAGGGCGTAAGTTTACGCAGTCATCACACACGCTTACACCACCGAACCGACCGACGAGCATTTTAGGTTGCTGGGTAATTAACCATCAGTATGATGCTAAAAAGCGCGGAAATACAGTTGAAGTGGACGGCAAATATGATATTAACGTCTGGTATTCTTACAAAGATAATACAAAAACAGAAGTGTTTACAGAAACGGTTCACTATCGTGATGTGATTAAGCTCCGCCAGAAAGATGACGATGCTTTTGGAGATGATTGTGAAATTATCGTACGAGTGCTACAGCAACCAAATTGCCTTGAATGCACGATTTCACCAAACGGCAATAAAACGATTGTCCAAGTAGAGAGAGAGCTTTTAGCTGAGGTAATCGGAGAGACAAAAGTATGCGTAGCCGTTAATCCAAAAGGATGCGATGATGGTGATGAGCTTGATTTAGATGTTGATGATGATGAATTTGAAGACCTCAATCCAGATTTCATTTTAGGTGACGATGAGTAA
- a CDS encoding RicAFT regulatory complex protein RicA family protein: MSQYTKSDVIARAKELAKMISETEEVEFFKRAEAQLNENQKVREKIASIKSLQKQAVNFQHYGKTEALKQVEEKIDRIQAELDELPIIQQFQDSQVNVNDLLQLVASTISNTVTDEIIVATDGDLLRGETGSKVRNTPGASCH; encoded by the coding sequence ATGTCTCAGTATACAAAAAGTGATGTGATTGCTAGAGCGAAAGAGCTTGCAAAAATGATTTCTGAAACGGAAGAAGTCGAATTCTTCAAGCGTGCAGAAGCTCAGCTGAACGAAAACCAAAAGGTTCGCGAAAAAATTGCGAGCATTAAAAGTTTGCAAAAACAAGCGGTGAACTTTCAGCACTATGGAAAAACCGAAGCGTTAAAGCAAGTGGAAGAAAAAATCGATCGAATTCAAGCTGAGCTAGATGAGCTGCCAATTATTCAGCAGTTTCAAGATTCTCAGGTTAATGTTAATGATTTGCTTCAGCTTGTCGCGAGTACAATCTCAAATACAGTCACTGATGAAATCATTGTGGCAACAGATGGTGACTTACTTCGTGGTGAAACAGGCTCAAAAGTCCGTAACACTCCGGGGGCAAGCTGCCATTAA
- the miaB gene encoding tRNA (N6-isopentenyl adenosine(37)-C2)-methylthiotransferase MiaB, which produces MNEKQRLESGQVTPADKKSEKDYSKYFQTVYMPPSLKDAKKRGKEEVAYHNDFSIEERFKGMGQGRKFYIRTYGCQMNEHDTEVMAGIFLSLGYEPTDSVQDAHVILLNTCAIRENAENKVFGELGHLKALKRERPDLLIGVCGCMSQEESVVNKILQKHQHVDMIFGTHNIHRLPHILNEAYMAKEMVIEVWSKEGDVIENLPRARKGSIKAWVNIMYGCDKFCTYCIVPYTRGKERSRRPEEIIQEVRHLAAQGYKEITLLGQNVNAYGKDFEDMEYGLGDLMDEIRKIDVLRIRFTTSHPRDFDDRLIEVLAKGGNLVDHIHLPVQSGSSDILKIMARKYSREHYLELVRKIKEAIPTASLTTDIIVGFPNETDEQFEETLSLYREVEFDSAYTFIYSPREGTPAAKMKDNVPMEVKKERLQRLNALVNEISAKKMQEYEGRVVEVLVEGESKNNPDVLAGYTEKNKLVNFVAPQSVIGQVVKVKITKAKTWSLDGEMVEEAAEVK; this is translated from the coding sequence ATGAACGAAAAACAACGTTTAGAAAGTGGACAAGTAACTCCAGCGGACAAAAAATCCGAGAAGGATTACAGTAAATATTTCCAAACAGTATATATGCCACCTTCTTTAAAGGATGCAAAAAAGCGTGGTAAAGAAGAGGTTGCTTATCATAACGACTTTTCTATTGAAGAGCGTTTCAAAGGTATGGGACAAGGCCGTAAGTTTTATATTCGTACATACGGCTGTCAAATGAACGAGCATGATACGGAAGTAATGGCAGGGATTTTCTTAAGCCTAGGCTATGAGCCAACTGACTCCGTTCAAGATGCCCATGTTATTTTATTAAATACATGTGCCATTCGCGAAAACGCTGAGAACAAAGTTTTTGGTGAGTTAGGCCATTTAAAGGCTTTAAAGCGTGAGCGTCCAGACTTACTAATCGGAGTATGTGGCTGTATGTCACAAGAAGAATCCGTTGTTAATAAAATCTTACAAAAGCATCAGCATGTTGATATGATTTTCGGAACACATAACATTCATCGTTTACCTCATATTTTAAATGAAGCATACATGGCAAAAGAAATGGTGATTGAAGTATGGTCGAAAGAAGGAGACGTTATTGAAAACCTTCCTCGTGCAAGAAAAGGCAGCATCAAAGCATGGGTTAATATCATGTACGGCTGTGATAAATTCTGCACGTACTGTATCGTTCCTTACACGCGTGGTAAAGAGCGAAGCCGTCGTCCGGAAGAAATCATTCAAGAAGTGCGCCACTTAGCCGCTCAAGGTTATAAAGAAATTACGCTGCTTGGTCAAAACGTAAATGCATACGGAAAAGACTTTGAAGATATGGAATACGGTCTAGGTGACTTAATGGATGAGATTCGTAAAATTGACGTTCTGCGTATTCGCTTTACAACAAGTCATCCACGTGACTTCGACGATCGTTTAATCGAAGTGTTAGCAAAAGGTGGAAACCTAGTTGATCACATCCATCTACCAGTTCAGTCAGGTAGCTCAGATATTCTGAAAATCATGGCACGTAAGTACTCACGTGAACACTACCTAGAGCTTGTTCGCAAAATCAAAGAAGCAATTCCAACAGCGTCTCTTACGACAGATATTATTGTTGGCTTCCCTAATGAAACGGATGAACAGTTTGAAGAAACGTTATCATTATACCGTGAAGTTGAATTTGATAGTGCTTATACGTTCATCTATTCTCCTCGCGAAGGTACGCCAGCTGCTAAAATGAAAGACAACGTGCCAATGGAAGTGAAAAAAGAGCGTCTTCAGCGTTTAAATGCGCTTGTAAACGAAATTTCTGCGAAGAAAATGCAGGAATACGAAGGTCGTGTTGTCGAAGTATTAGTGGAGGGTGAAAGTAAGAACAACCCAGATGTTTTAGCGGGCTATACTGAAAAGAATAAGCTTGTAAACTTTGTAGCACCACAATCAGTAATCGGTCAAGTTGTAAAAGTGAAAATTACAAAAGCTAAGACATGGTCTTTAGATGGAGAGATGGTAGAAGAAGCAGCAGAGGTGAAGTAA
- a CDS encoding glycine C-acetyltransferase, producing the protein MRGFEFLDQELQEMKKAGTFRNLIPIESEQGSKVQINGQKLIQLSSNNYLGLTSHPKMKSAAIEAVQKYGAGTGSVRTIAGTFSMHEALEKKLAKFKHTEAALVFQSGFTTNQGVLSSILTNEDVVISDELNHASIIDGIRLTKAARKVYKHVNTEDLERALKESKDYRKRIIVTDGVFSMDGNIAPLPKIVELAEQYDALVMVDDAHASGVLGENGRGTVNHFGLDGRVHIQVGTLSKAVGVLGGYIASSQTLIDYLIHKGRPFLFSTSHPPAVTAACSAAIDVLLEEPELIETLWENTAFFKKGLSELGFDIGHSETPVTPVIIGDEALTHKFSEKLAEAGVFAQGIAFPTVAKGKARIRTIVTAQHTKDELTAALTAFEKVGKELKILV; encoded by the coding sequence ATGAGAGGGTTTGAATTCTTAGATCAAGAGCTACAGGAAATGAAAAAAGCAGGTACTTTTCGCAACTTGATACCAATTGAGTCTGAACAAGGATCAAAGGTGCAGATTAATGGGCAGAAGCTTATTCAGCTATCGTCAAACAATTATTTAGGATTAACATCTCATCCTAAAATGAAGAGCGCAGCTATTGAAGCAGTTCAGAAATATGGTGCCGGTACGGGATCTGTGAGAACCATTGCAGGAACATTTTCTATGCACGAGGCACTGGAGAAAAAATTAGCGAAATTTAAGCATACGGAGGCAGCGCTTGTGTTTCAATCTGGTTTCACGACGAATCAAGGCGTGCTTTCATCCATTTTAACAAATGAAGATGTGGTGATTTCTGATGAACTAAATCATGCATCCATTATTGATGGGATTCGATTAACAAAAGCTGCTCGTAAAGTATATAAGCATGTGAATACGGAAGATTTGGAGAGAGCGCTTAAAGAATCAAAAGACTATCGTAAACGGATTATCGTAACGGATGGTGTATTCTCAATGGATGGTAACATTGCACCGCTTCCCAAAATTGTTGAGTTAGCTGAACAATATGATGCTCTTGTGATGGTAGACGATGCTCATGCCTCCGGAGTGCTTGGTGAGAATGGTCGAGGTACAGTCAATCATTTCGGTTTGGATGGACGCGTTCATATTCAAGTAGGGACGCTCAGTAAAGCAGTTGGTGTTCTTGGTGGTTATATTGCGAGCTCTCAGACGTTAATTGATTATCTAATTCACAAAGGCCGACCGTTTTTATTTAGTACTTCTCATCCACCGGCAGTGACGGCTGCATGCAGTGCGGCTATTGATGTCTTGCTTGAAGAGCCGGAGCTCATTGAGACACTATGGGAAAACACAGCCTTCTTTAAAAAAGGGTTGTCTGAGCTAGGTTTTGATATCGGGCACAGCGAAACGCCTGTTACACCCGTTATTATTGGTGATGAAGCATTAACGCATAAGTTTTCAGAAAAGCTAGCAGAAGCAGGTGTCTTTGCTCAAGGGATTGCGTTTCCAACGGTTGCTAAAGGAAAAGCTAGGATTAGAACAATCGTAACGGCTCAGCATACAAAGGATGAATTAACAGCTGCTCTTACTGCTTTTGAAAAAGTAGGAAAAGAGTTAAAGATTTTAGTATAA
- the tdh gene encoding L-threonine 3-dehydrogenase — protein sequence MGGKMKALIKDKRGFGAALTEVNIPSIAEDEVLIKVKATSICGTDVHIYKWDKWASSRVNPPYVFGHEFSGEVVQVGQNVAGVQIGDSVSAETHIVCGRCMQCLLGNAHICQKTKIIGVDRMGCFAEYVAVPAQNIWKNPSHLSHDVASLQEPLGNAVHTVLNDSIAGKSVLVIGCGPIGLMAVAVAKASGASLVVAMDVNEYRLSLAKDLGAHVALNPLEQDPIEVVNKLTSGNGIDVVCEMSGQSTAMNQGFKIVANGGRVSILSLPTAPVSIDVTNDIVFKGVTVQGITGRKMFSTWYTVSNLLAGNQLNMNELITHRLPLEDYEKGFELMMEGKCGKVVFILE from the coding sequence ATGGGTGGAAAAATGAAAGCGTTGATAAAGGATAAGAGGGGATTTGGAGCTGCTTTAACTGAAGTTAATATTCCATCAATTGCAGAAGACGAAGTATTAATTAAAGTGAAAGCAACTTCAATTTGCGGTACAGACGTTCATATTTATAAATGGGATAAATGGGCATCTTCACGCGTCAACCCTCCTTATGTGTTCGGTCATGAATTTTCGGGAGAAGTTGTTCAAGTTGGTCAAAATGTAGCGGGCGTACAGATTGGGGACTCTGTTTCGGCTGAAACGCATATTGTATGTGGACGGTGCATGCAGTGCTTGTTAGGTAACGCTCATATTTGTCAAAAAACAAAAATTATTGGTGTTGACCGAATGGGCTGCTTTGCTGAGTATGTAGCTGTACCAGCTCAAAATATTTGGAAAAACCCTAGTCACTTATCTCATGACGTTGCATCTTTGCAGGAACCGCTTGGAAATGCAGTTCATACAGTTTTAAATGATAGTATTGCAGGTAAATCTGTCTTAGTAATAGGATGTGGGCCTATTGGTTTAATGGCCGTAGCCGTTGCAAAAGCTTCTGGAGCATCTCTTGTGGTAGCGATGGATGTGAATGAGTATCGCTTGAGCTTGGCTAAGGACCTTGGAGCTCATGTTGCCCTTAATCCTCTTGAACAAGATCCGATAGAGGTTGTCAATAAGTTGACAAGTGGTAATGGTATAGATGTTGTCTGTGAAATGTCAGGCCAGTCCACAGCAATGAATCAAGGATTTAAGATAGTTGCAAATGGGGGAAGAGTATCTATTTTAAGTTTACCAACGGCACCTGTTTCCATTGATGTGACGAATGATATTGTATTTAAAGGGGTAACAGTTCAAGGCATTACAGGGCGTAAAATGTTTTCAACTTGGTATACAGTTTCTAATTTATTGGCAGGAAATCAGTTGAATATGAACGAACTAATTACGCATCGTTTGCCACTAGAAGATTATGAAAAAGGCTTTGAGCTCATGATGGAAGGAAAATGCGGGAAAGTTGTATTCATTTTAGAATAG